One region of Halodesulfovibrio sp. genomic DNA includes:
- a CDS encoding BCCT family transporter, whose product MEQPNSTSSSDLRPDYKILIPTSLVILGVCIPFVLYPDQSQGILKTIFSMLTTYTGSAFLWITLSFVGLALYLIFSKYGNIKFGEPDEKPAFSDMSWIAMMFCTGVAGAVMYWSVAEPLFDLAYPPMHAEPFSKEAYEWATTYVLFHWGPLTWSWYVVCAIPICYMYYKRKKPVLRISTACEEILGDRVNGPLGSAIDSFFCIGLVASNAAVMAISVPIIAFSLSETFGIEPSIGLQLIVLATSTVIFSASVAAGLEKGIANLSYVNLIIAIALICFAFVVGPTTYIVDNFTNAFGVMVNNFFHMSLWTDPHTSGSFPQDWTVFYALWMASYGPFMGLFIARISRGRTVRQIVTMGLIFGMLGGWLIHGVFGGYTLNLQLTGALDAVGILKEFGPAMAVVKVLSSLPGGVLILLAYCVFSTIFLATSVDSAAYALSTACTRKLGIGDHPTVGHRFFWAFLQAILPASMLFIGGIAPMKTFANVSGALMIFVIIPMVLSLFKMLKDEDPIRLKYPEIADKLERLDKIEETLAESSKDFKKAS is encoded by the coding sequence ATGGAACAACCTAACAGCACCTCTTCAAGTGACCTCAGACCGGATTATAAAATCCTTATCCCAACCTCACTTGTTATTTTAGGTGTTTGCATCCCATTCGTCTTATACCCAGATCAAAGCCAAGGCATCCTGAAAACAATCTTCAGCATGCTGACAACATACACAGGCTCCGCTTTCTTGTGGATCACCCTTTCTTTTGTTGGACTTGCGCTTTATTTAATTTTCTCAAAATACGGTAACATCAAGTTTGGTGAGCCAGACGAAAAACCAGCATTTTCCGACATGTCCTGGATTGCTATGATGTTCTGTACCGGTGTAGCTGGTGCTGTAATGTACTGGTCAGTAGCGGAACCGCTCTTTGACCTTGCTTACCCGCCAATGCACGCTGAACCTTTCTCTAAAGAAGCATACGAGTGGGCAACTACATATGTACTGTTCCACTGGGGACCACTCACTTGGTCCTGGTATGTAGTTTGTGCTATTCCTATCTGCTACATGTACTACAAACGCAAAAAACCTGTTCTGCGTATTAGTACTGCATGTGAAGAAATTCTTGGCGATCGCGTTAACGGCCCTCTCGGCTCCGCTATCGACTCCTTCTTCTGCATTGGTCTTGTTGCATCCAACGCTGCAGTAATGGCTATTTCTGTTCCAATTATCGCATTCTCCCTCTCCGAAACCTTTGGTATTGAGCCTTCCATTGGTCTCCAGCTCATCGTACTCGCTACAAGTACAGTAATTTTCAGTGCCAGTGTTGCTGCAGGTCTGGAAAAAGGTATTGCTAACCTTAGTTACGTAAACCTTATTATTGCTATTGCACTCATTTGTTTTGCTTTTGTTGTTGGTCCTACAACCTACATTGTAGATAACTTCACAAACGCATTTGGCGTAATGGTTAACAACTTCTTCCACATGTCCCTGTGGACTGACCCACACACCAGTGGCTCCTTCCCTCAGGACTGGACAGTGTTCTACGCACTCTGGATGGCAAGCTACGGTCCGTTCATGGGTCTGTTCATCGCACGTATCTCCCGAGGCAGAACTGTACGTCAGATCGTGACTATGGGTCTTATCTTCGGCATGCTCGGCGGCTGGCTCATCCACGGCGTTTTCGGCGGCTACACACTTAACCTCCAGCTCACCGGCGCTCTTGATGCAGTAGGCATCCTTAAAGAGTTCGGTCCTGCTATGGCAGTTGTTAAAGTACTCAGCAGCCTCCCTGGTGGTGTTCTCATTCTGCTCGCATACTGCGTATTCTCAACAATCTTCCTCGCAACTTCTGTTGACTCTGCTGCATATGCTCTCTCCACTGCTTGTACCCGTAAGCTCGGCATCGGCGACCACCCAACCGTTGGTCACCGTTTCTTCTGGGCTTTCCTCCAGGCGATCCTTCCTGCTTCCATGCTCTTCATTGGCGGTATCGCTCCAATGAAAACATTTGCGAACGTTTCAGGCGCGTTGATGATCTTCGTTATCATCCCTATGGTTCTTTCTCTCTTTAAAATGCTTAAAGACGAAGACCCTATTCGCTTAAAATACCCTGAAATCGCAGATAAGCTTGAACGATTAGATAAAATTGAAGAAACCCTTGCTGAATCCTCCAAGGACTTCAAAAAAGCTAGCTAA
- a CDS encoding DMT family transporter, producing the protein MLDRFQNILKGKVAGYCYIILAIANFSGNIVAARAMGDVMPPSMLNLYRWTLATLIVLPFVAKPMWRERHLLKKHFVTLCALALLGLTLFDLFLFIAGQTTSALNIALISTLSPLLTAVVARVFIGEKSTLATYVGCVISMIGVAYLVTHGNLSQLANIQFGRGDLFVICTCVMSAIYNSTVKVVSEKISQLALLGSMFILGVAFLFPIFLWDVYTGVEMVEVTSNMWMILTYLAIGASILCYFFWNLAVEIIGATRTTQFYYVIPLASGFLAYIFLGEPVSETQLYGGAVIFAGILLSMMSGSPKKQTPQEVQEEEMAGVHHTPASQHV; encoded by the coding sequence ATGCTAGACCGCTTCCAAAATATATTAAAAGGTAAAGTAGCAGGGTACTGCTACATAATATTGGCGATCGCCAACTTTTCAGGAAATATTGTAGCAGCAAGAGCTATGGGTGATGTTATGCCACCTTCTATGCTCAACCTGTATCGCTGGACGCTTGCTACATTGATTGTTCTCCCGTTTGTTGCAAAACCAATGTGGAGAGAACGTCATTTGCTGAAAAAGCACTTTGTAACTCTTTGTGCTCTCGCTTTGCTTGGTCTTACCTTATTTGATTTATTCTTATTTATTGCTGGTCAGACAACTTCTGCACTGAATATTGCGCTCATCTCAACGTTGTCACCGCTGCTCACTGCTGTGGTTGCCCGAGTATTTATTGGTGAAAAAAGCACTCTGGCTACATATGTAGGGTGCGTTATCAGCATGATTGGTGTTGCCTATCTTGTAACACACGGAAATCTGTCACAGTTGGCCAACATTCAGTTTGGACGAGGTGACCTGTTCGTTATTTGTACCTGCGTGATGTCTGCTATCTACAACTCTACTGTAAAAGTTGTGAGTGAAAAAATTAGCCAGCTTGCACTCCTTGGTTCCATGTTTATTCTTGGTGTTGCTTTCCTCTTCCCGATTTTCTTGTGGGATGTGTACACAGGTGTTGAAATGGTTGAAGTGACAAGCAATATGTGGATGATTTTGACATACTTAGCCATTGGTGCATCCATTCTGTGTTACTTCTTCTGGAACTTGGCGGTTGAAATTATTGGCGCAACACGCACTACCCAATTTTACTATGTAATTCCGTTAGCAAGTGGTTTCCTCGCGTACATTTTCTTAGGCGAGCCAGTTTCTGAAACACAGCTTTACGGTGGTGCTGTAATCTTTGCAGGTATTCTGCTCTCCATGATGTCTGGTAGCCCTAAAAAGCAGACGCCTCAGGAAGTACAAGAGGAAGAAATGGCAGGAGTGCATCACACACCTGCTTCTCAACATGTATAA
- a CDS encoding OsmC family protein, whose protein sequence is MAEVIVSYNKEGEKRTIDTQSKILGELDINFDGIPEDERGGTAKQLLASSALYCFCGALGKALETRGAKYDRIHGTATLETGVDEKKRARVVGITLDVTVYMDEDYDFIFDRVEKIMQKGCLVTASLHDAFPMTYKLHHECD, encoded by the coding sequence ATGGCAGAAGTCATCGTTTCATACAATAAAGAAGGCGAAAAACGCACCATCGACACACAGTCTAAAATTCTTGGTGAATTAGACATCAACTTTGATGGTATTCCAGAAGACGAGCGTGGCGGCACAGCAAAACAGCTGCTGGCTTCTTCAGCACTTTACTGTTTCTGTGGTGCTCTTGGTAAAGCACTGGAAACACGCGGTGCTAAATATGACCGTATTCATGGTACTGCTACCCTTGAAACCGGTGTTGATGAAAAGAAACGTGCTCGCGTTGTCGGCATTACTCTTGATGTTACAGTATACATGGATGAAGACTACGACTTCATTTTTGATCGTGTTGAAAAAATTATGCAGAAAGGTTGTCTTGTTACTGCTTCCCTGCATGACGCATTCCCTATGACCTACAAGCTGCACCACGAATGCGACTAG
- the lpdA gene encoding dihydrolipoyl dehydrogenase, which yields MPSITIIGSGPGGHIAAFEAARRGAEVTLVEKTDVGGTCLNTGCIPTKTLKSSAEALETAGKLAQFGIAAEAGTEKVSFKADMPAVIARKERVRKVLSGGLEKTCASLNIRLIRGAAELAGDTTVRVHTAEGTEEVKSDNIILATGSSTLDLPSLPVDHKHIINSDDALNLDHVPNRMVIVGGGVIGCELAFIYRAFGAQVTIVEGLDRLLPIPSVDEDMSRLLQREAKKHRIKVELAKTVKSATVVDGKVSCVLGPSPFVEGATGEDTTIEADVVLVAVGRTPNIEGLNLDAAGVEADNRGWIKADEGMRTSAKGIYAIGDALGPARIMLAHVASAEGLCAVANCFGEDKTLDYSVIPAGIFTSPEIGTVGLSETDAISKGFEVRSQVFQFRELGKAQAMGELPGMFKLICEKESGKILGVHIAGAHATDLIAEAALAIEKGLTAADLAHTIHAHPTLAEGLYEVAEGWLRGC from the coding sequence ATGCCATCCATCACGATCATTGGCTCAGGACCGGGCGGACACATCGCTGCTTTTGAAGCCGCACGCCGTGGAGCCGAAGTTACTCTGGTTGAAAAGACTGATGTTGGAGGAACCTGCCTCAATACTGGTTGTATTCCTACCAAAACACTCAAGTCTTCAGCCGAAGCATTAGAAACCGCTGGTAAACTTGCTCAGTTCGGCATTGCCGCTGAAGCAGGCACCGAAAAAGTTTCTTTCAAAGCAGATATGCCTGCTGTCATCGCACGTAAAGAACGTGTGAGAAAAGTACTCAGCGGTGGTCTGGAGAAGACCTGCGCTTCTCTCAACATCCGCCTTATCCGTGGTGCTGCCGAACTGGCAGGAGACACTACAGTACGTGTTCACACCGCAGAAGGTACAGAAGAAGTCAAAAGCGACAACATTATTCTCGCTACCGGCTCCAGCACTCTGGACCTGCCTTCTCTGCCTGTTGACCACAAGCATATCATTAACAGTGACGATGCACTGAACCTCGACCATGTTCCTAACCGTATGGTTATTGTAGGTGGCGGTGTTATCGGATGTGAACTGGCGTTTATTTACCGTGCTTTCGGCGCACAAGTTACCATTGTAGAAGGTCTGGATCGTCTGCTTCCTATCCCTTCTGTTGATGAAGACATGAGCCGCCTGTTGCAGCGTGAAGCGAAAAAACACCGTATTAAGGTTGAACTCGCTAAAACCGTTAAAAGCGCTACCGTGGTAGACGGCAAAGTTTCCTGTGTGCTCGGACCTTCTCCTTTTGTTGAAGGTGCTACTGGAGAAGACACAACCATCGAAGCAGACGTTGTTCTGGTTGCTGTTGGTCGAACTCCAAACATTGAAGGTCTCAACCTTGATGCCGCAGGTGTTGAAGCTGACAACCGTGGCTGGATTAAAGCCGATGAAGGTATGCGTACCTCTGCTAAAGGAATTTACGCTATCGGCGATGCTCTTGGTCCTGCACGTATCATGCTTGCACATGTAGCTTCTGCTGAAGGTCTTTGCGCTGTTGCAAACTGTTTTGGCGAAGACAAAACACTTGATTACAGCGTTATCCCTGCTGGAATTTTCACCTCCCCTGAAATCGGAACAGTCGGTCTTTCTGAAACAGATGCTATCAGCAAAGGCTTCGAAGTTCGTTCTCAGGTATTCCAGTTCCGCGAACTGGGTAAAGCACAGGCAATGGGCGAACTGCCTGGCATGTTCAAATTAATCTGTGAAAAAGAAAGCGGCAAAATTCTTGGCGTGCACATCGCCGGTGCTCATGCGACCGACCTTATTGCAGAAGCAGCATTAGCTATCGAAAAAGGTCTTACCGCAGCCGATCTTGCTCACACTATTCACGCGCACCCAACCCTTGCT